The following proteins are encoded in a genomic region of Odocoileus virginianus isolate 20LAN1187 ecotype Illinois chromosome 14, Ovbor_1.2, whole genome shotgun sequence:
- the CD180 gene encoding CD180 antigen, with the protein MASVLGMAPCVSCFLLAVLISVSCKAIPSSDPKCTEKEDNRTYNCENLGLREIPDTLPNTTEVLEFSFNFLPTIQNTTFSRLINLVFLDLTRCQINWVHEDTFQNHHQLNTIVLTGNPLIFMAETSLSGPKLLKHLFLTQTGISNLEFIPVHNLENLESLHLGSNHISSINLPENFPTQNLKVLDFQNNAIHYISRKDTHALEQATKLSLNFNGNDIKGIEPGAFNSKIFQSLKFGGSLNLSIILKGLQNSTIQSLWLGTFEDTDDQDLTSATFEGLCNMSVESINLQKHHFYDLSSSTFRCFTRLQELDLTAAHLNGLPSGIEGMNSLKKLVLNANNFDQLCQISAASFPSLSDLYIKGNMRKLDLGTRCLEKLENLQKLDLSHSDIEASDCCNLQLKNLRHLQYLNLSYNEPLGLEDQAFKECPQLELLDLAFTHLFVKAPHSPFQNLHLLRVLNLSHCLLDTSNQHLLAGLRDLRHLNLQGNSFQDGSISKTNLLQTVGSLEILILSSCNLLSIDQQAFHGLGNVNHLDLSHNSLTGDSIDALNHLKGIYLNLASNNIRIIPPHLLPALSQQSTINLSHNPLDCTCSNINFITWYKENLHKLEDLEETMCANPPPLRGVKLSEVKLYCGITGVGIFFIVVFVFLLILLLIFSVKCILRWKYQHI; encoded by the exons ATGGCCTCGGTTCTGGGAATGGCTCCCTGTGTCAGCTGCTTCCTGTTGGCGGTGCTGATTTCTGTCAGCTGTAAAGCCATCCCCTCTTCAGATCCAAAGTGCACTGAG AAAGAAGACAACAGGACTTACAACTGTGAAAATTTAGGTCTCAGAGAAATTCCTGACACTCTACCAAACACAACAGAAGTTTTGGAATTCAGCTTCAACTTCTTGCCTACAATTCAAAATACAACCTTCAGCAGGCTCATAAATCTTGTCTTTTTGGATTTGACCAG GTGCCAGATTAACTGGGTACATGAAGACACTTTTCAAAACCATCATCAACTGAACACCATTGTGTTGACTGGAAATCCCCTGATATTCATGGCAGAAACATCACTTAGTGGGCCCAAGTTGCTGAAGCATCTTTTCTTAACCCAAACAGGAATATCCAATCTCGAGTTTATCCCAGTGCACAACCtggaaaatttggaaagtttGCATCTTGGAAGCAACCATATTTCCTCCATTAATCTCCCAGAAAACTTCCCAACACAGAATCTGAAAGTCCTGGATTTTCAGAATAATGCTATACACTACATCTCTAGAAAAGACACCCATGCTCTGGAACAGGCCACCAAACTTAGTCTTAACTTCAACGGCAATGACATTAAAGGCATTGAACCTGGGGCTTTCAATTCAAAGATCTTTCAAAGTTTGAAATTTGGAGGGTCTCTCAACTTATCTATTATACTTAAAGGTCTACAGAACTCTACTATTCAGTCTCTTTGGCTGGGGACCTTTGAGGACACTGATGACCAGGATCTCACTTCAGCCACATTTGAGGGACTTTGTAACATGTCTGTTGAGAGCATCAACTTACAAAAGCACCATTTCTATGACTTATCATCATCCACATTTCGGTGCTTCACTCGACTCCAGGAGTTGGATCTGACAGCAGCTCACTTGAATGGACTGCCTTCTGGGATTGAGGGTATGAACTCTCTCAAGAAATTAGTTCTCAATGCAAATAATTTTGATCAATTGTGTCAAATCAGTGCTGCCAGTTTCCCGTCCCTTAGCGACCTTTACATCAAAGGCAACATGAGGAAACTTGACCTCGGCACTCGGTGTttagaaaaactagaaaatctTCAGAAACTTGATTTAAGCCACAGTGATATCGAGGCTTCTGACTGTTGCAATCTGCAACTCAAAAACCTGCGCCACCTGCAGTACTTAAACCTGAGCTACAATGAGCCCCTTGGTCTCGAGGATCAGGCGTTCAAAGAATGCCCTCAGCTAGAACTCCTGGATTTGGCATTTACCCACCTATTTGTTAAGGCTCCACACAGCCCTTTCCAAAACCTCCATCTCCTGCGGGTTCTGAATCTCTCTCACTGCCTCCTTGATACCAGCAATCAGCACCTTCTAGCAGGCCTGCGGGATCTCCGGCATCTGAATTTACAAGGGAATTCCTTTCAAGATGGGAGCATCTCAAAGACCAACCTACTTCAGACAGTAGGCAGCTTGGAGATTCTGATTTTATCCTCCTGTAATCTCCTCTCCATAGACCAGCAAGCATTCCATGGCCTTGGGAATGTGAACCACTTAGACTTGAGCCACAACAGCCTGACAGGAGACAGCATTGATGCTCTTAACCATCTTAAAGGGATCTACCTCAATCTGGCCTCCAATAACATTCGCATCATCCCACCCCATCTCCTCCCTGCCTTATCTCAGCAGAGCACCATTAATTTAAGTcacaatcccctggactgcactTGCTCAAATATTAATTTCATAACATGGTACAAAGAAAATCTACATAAACTTGAGGACTTGGAGGAGACTATGTGTGCAAATCCCCCACCTTTAAGGGGAGTGAAACTGTCCGAGGTCAAACTGTACTGTGGGATTACGGGTGTGGGCATTTTCTTTATTGTAGTATTTGTATTCTTGCTCatccttctgctcattttttcagTTAAATGTATTCTTAGGTGGAAATACCAGCACATTTAG